A window of Candidatus Neomarinimicrobiota bacterium genomic DNA:
GGATGTGGAAGGAAAGTACCAGATATCTCCCCGGATCGGATTCGGATATCCCATATCGGACCGGGGTTCCATCCATGTTTCCTTCGGTCAATTCCTTCAGATGCCCCTGATGGATAAACTCTATAAAAACCCCCTATATCAGATGGGAACCGGTACGGGGCTCCAGGGTGAAATGGGAAATGCCGATCTGAAACCTGAACGGACCAATCAGTATGAAATCGGGCTGCAGCAGCAGATTTCCAATGATATAAAACTCCAATTGGACATTTTTTACCGGGATATCCGAAATCTACAGAGCGGGGATAAAATTATTGAGACCTATCAGCAAGGTACCATGTATTCCATTTACAGCAATAACGACTATGCTGAAATCAAAGGAATTACAATCTCGCTGGAAAAAAGGTATTCAAACTATTTCAGTGCCTTTCTGGATTATACCTATCAGGTGGCAGAAGGGGTTTCGGTGGACCGGAACGCGGCATACAACGCCATCAATAATAACATGACCCCTGAGAAACAACTGATTCCCCTGGGACACGATCAGCGGCACACCCTGAATGTCACCACCAATATCGGTGTCCCGGGAAACTGGAATGTGGGAATTATTGCCAAATGGTCTACAGGGATGCCTTATACCATTGGAAATCTTGAGCTGGTTCAGCTGACGCAAATTGCCAATACAGGTGTCAAACCGGCAAAAACAAATGTTGATATGCGATTTGACAAAACTCTGAATTTTGCAGGAATAAATTTTAATCTCTATGTCAGAGTCAGCAATTTGTTCGATACGATGAATGAATATAATGTTTTTGACGATACGGGACGTGCCACTTATACGACCCTGGAAAATAAATACAGTGAAACACAAGCCAGTAAAATGATTAACGATCTCAGGGAGCATCTGATACAGCCCACCGATTTCAGTCATCCGAGACGTGTCGTTGCTGGTGTTCAATTTGATTTGTGAGAATACTATGAAATATTCAAGTAAAAAGCGTTTTTTCCTTCTTATTGTTCTTATTGTTCTTCTGGGACTGACAACGGTTCTTCCTGCAGAAGAAAATTCACTGGATCATCTCATGGGGGATCGTACAGCCCGGAAATCGGGGATTATTGCCGGAAATAAGGTACGTACTCTTTTCTACAATTACGGCGTTGTCGGTGGAGATATTACCGGAAGTTCGCCGGAAGGGGAATGGCCCATCGGCAGCGGGAACAGCTACATCGGCGACGTGTCCATACTGGTTGGCGTTGAACTTCCCCGGAAATGGGAAAAGAAAGCGGAAATTGATGAAAATTCAATAGCTGTCCTGGATGGTGTGGAATATGAAATTATCGATGCTCAGACATATTTGAATGCGAATAAGGATACGGTGAAAGTCATTACACCCAATACTATCAGAATAAAGGGAATCGATTACAATGTGAGCCGCTATTTTTACAGTTGCAAGTCCTTAAATATTTATCCTGATTCACTGATGCATCTTATATATCAGGACACAGTGTATTATGTTGGGACCAATGACGGGCCGAGAGGAGCAACAGACGGCCCCGGAGGTGCTTCAAACATGTCCTGGACTTTTGAACCTCTCCCCGGATTTGCCGATCCCAATCAGGATTATGTCCCCCTGGCAACTGATCTCGATCTGGACGGTGACGGAAAGCCTGATACCTGGCCATGGTTTTGGCCTGATCACCCGGACTGGGTGGATGTGAACGGAATCCCTGAATGGAACGGATATTTTGGCCGGGGGATATCCACCGCCGATGAAGAAACCTTTTTCTATATGGATGATGCCAGTGATTTTGAATTCAATTACGAGAAAAACGGGACCGGTCAACTGGTTTTTCTTCCTGACAGTACAAACACATCACGCTTCGGCTTAGGTTTGCGTGTTAAGGTCCGGGCCATGCAATGGGCCCATTTCATGGCGCAGGACATGATTTTCTGGCTGTATGAAATTGAAAATTTTTCGGACTGGGATTACAATAAAGCCAGTTTTGGTATGGTTGTGGGGACCCTGAGCGGAGGACGTTGTAATGATCACATCGATGCTCAGGATGATCTTTCTTATTTCGATATGGAAGAGAATATGTGCTACAGCTGGGATGCCCCGCCGGCCTACTCACCCTGTTTCGACGGACCTGTAGGATACGTTGGATATGCATACCTGGAATCTCCGGGGAACCCTTACGACGGCATTGATAATGATGGGGATTTTCAAAAACATACAGCGCCGGCTCCCCAGTTTACCGAAGAGGATTTCGATCCGGTCACTTTTGATATCGGTGATCAGATTGTTCTGATTGACGGGGAAACTTATGAACGGGAAGTCAAAATCATTGAAGAACTTCCCCTGACGGTTACTACTCAGGGACGAAGCATGACAATAAACCCGGGGGTGAATTACGAAGAAATCATTGGCAATCTTATTGATGATGATTTTGATGGTTTAATTGATGAAAACTACAATGCCCACTACTTATACCGCATCAAACCCCTGAGGGCGGAAGTCACCCCCAAACCGCCCTTGAGGTATATAGATTATTTCACCGGGGCGGGTTTGGATAACCTGATGATCGATGAATCCCGGGATGACGGCATTGATAATGATGGTGACTGGGATCCGGCGACTGATGATGTGGGAGCGGACGGCAAACCCGGTACCCGTGATGAAGGCGAAGGGGACGGTTTACCCACACCGGGCGAACCCAATCTGGATGCCACGGATATTGATGAATCAGATCAGATCGGTCTGACGTCTTTCAACTATTTTACACCGCCTGGCAAAGTCCGGATGAATGATGATTATAACTGGGATATCAGCAGTCCGGGCGGTTTGTGGAACCGGATGCAGCCGGGTAACTATGATGAAATCAGTCTGGAACCGGTGGATGGTGATTTTATTTACGGAGCGGGATATTTCCCCATCCGGAAAGGACAAACAGAACGCTTTTCCCTCGGCCTGGTCTACGGGAATGATGAAGCGGAAATGTATAAAAACAAACAGGTTGCCCAGCAAATATATGACGAAAACTACAACTTTACCCGTCCCCCTGAAACTCCAATGGTGAAAGCGGTTCCCGGGGATGAGCAGGTGACCCTCTACTGGGATGATCTGGCAGAATATTCCCTGGATCCCTGGCTGGGGTACGACTTCGAAGGATACCGGATTTACAGGGCTACGGTTGAAGGTTTCAACGATATCAACACAATTACAAATGCCTACGGAAATAAACAGTTTTATAAACCCATGGTTCAGTTCGACTTAGTGAACAATATCAAAGGAAATTATGTGGGAGATCTCAACATTTCCGGCGGTATTTCATTTTACCTGGGTGATGATGATAACGGTCTTGAAGAAAACAAGGGGATTACCCATAGCTGGACAGATACAACTGTTGAAAACGGAAAGATGTACGTCTATGCCGTTGTTTCCTATGACCGTGGCGGAAGCCATCTGGGTATTCCACCTGCGGAATGTTCCAAACGGGCTGTCTACTCCGGTAGTTCCTGGAATTTAGGGACCAATGTGGTTGTAATCCGTCCCGGAGGCTATGTATCCGGCTACGAACCCGGACATATTACCGGGTCGGTAACTCATTCACAAGGGACCGCTTCCGGCAATGTCCGGGTGAATGTGATTAATTCCTCTATGCTGCCGGATGCGTGGAACGGGCAGACCCGTGAGCTTGAAATCCGTTTTGTGGATACTTCACATGACCTGTATGATAACAACGGAAACTGGTTTGAAACACCGGCAGATTCTGTTGATGATATCAACAGAAATCAATATCCTGATGACGGTGAACCCGACTATAATGCCCTGGATCCCGCAGAAGCTCTCACCCAAATCACAACGGGCTGGTATTTGATTGATGTGACAACCTCTGTCCCCGATACACTGGTTTCGCTACAGGAACAGGTGATGCTGCCTCAATCCCTGTTGCCGGAAATTGGAACAGCGATGAACAAACCCGATTTGCCAACACTATGGCAACCGGCAACGGCATATCGTCTGCCGTTCAATGAACTGGGACTCGAAATTCTTTTTGAAAATGACTGGGTAATTGAACCGGATCCTGAAAACAGCGGCTGGAATGGCGCGGCAACTGTTCCCGTTAATATCCGTCAGGCTTCCGGCGGATATCGAAATGGAGATGCATTTGTTTTTATGACCGGAGTCAGCGGCCAGTCCACAGCCTATGATGTTTATCCGGCATCCACAACAGATTTTACCATCAGTTTGTTGAATACAGGGTCACCGTATCCTCTGAAATTTGCTTATGATGATCAGGTACCTGCCGGGCTTTCACAGGATGATAAAATCATAATTCTTCGGCAGCTTGACAATGGCATCAATTATCCCACCTGGGAAATCAGCTTCTCAGGAGATATTTCTTCCGTGTCGAATGATGAGTATGCCTTTCATTTCAAGCGTCCCTTTACAAAAGAGGATATCTTTCACTTTTCTGTACAGGGGCCTGTAGTGCATGAAGAACAGGCGGAAGAATCCCTTGACCGGGTGAAAGTGGTTCCCAACCCGTATTACGCGGCTGCCAGCTGGGAATTCCGTGGTTCTGCTGCGGCTGCCAGCTCGCTGGTCGGCAGGGGAGACCGGAGAATCGCTTTTATCAATGTACCGCAAAACGCCACAATCCGAATATATACAGTCCGGGGCGATCTGGTTCAGGTGCTAAAACAGGATGGCGGAATCTCAGACCGGATTTTCTGGGATTTACGGTCTAAAGACGAAATTGAAATCGCCTATGGTATATATATTTTTCAGGTCTCAATTCCATTCTCCGATAAAACATATACCGGCAAATTTG
This region includes:
- a CDS encoding TonB-dependent receptor; amino-acid sequence: DVEGKYQISPRIGFGYPISDRGSIHVSFGQFLQMPLMDKLYKNPLYQMGTGTGLQGEMGNADLKPERTNQYEIGLQQQISNDIKLQLDIFYRDIRNLQSGDKIIETYQQGTMYSIYSNNDYAEIKGITISLEKRYSNYFSAFLDYTYQVAEGVSVDRNAAYNAINNNMTPEKQLIPLGHDQRHTLNVTTNIGVPGNWNVGIIAKWSTGMPYTIGNLELVQLTQIANTGVKPAKTNVDMRFDKTLNFAGINFNLYVRVSNLFDTMNEYNVFDDTGRATYTTLENKYSETQASKMINDLREHLIQPTDFSHPRRVVAGVQFDL